Proteins encoded by one window of Mercenaria mercenaria strain notata chromosome 4, MADL_Memer_1, whole genome shotgun sequence:
- the LOC123551082 gene encoding uncharacterized protein LOC123551082 isoform X2, whose product MMVLRKEVRFEGENKSDANVKKQRKRENNKTVDGKTEMTKSAPPQRTHSSARNTHGPGTGRKTSTAHAHKSKSSADLFAISLEDIYQSAERERLNYSSAIRRQNLAHAQSQTQFFRQGQSSPVSRPNTSASRHINAFRREANTPVSAWSEPNISRPNSIVPHPELRLLVENEDEDSNADEEEEDFDMTHHTPLTVTFSPVSRGECCEILGPQLCYECRKNRIRQVNRERSDMFFPTLEPSEENLTTAAIVRKYLPGLSEQEVEDKLARGEIARPSFKKHNKHIEFSDEEDEAKPKFTNKKVTIADTEKDKKAKAVVPPKPNELFFTNIRDLNSKIITGNVDRNVGFSSVARKVIKKDKQLSSKNYFPTFVSPRKVVMVQETNYKTYFDPPLIEKSKQDVEPAFFAGSAGEYTLPEKLPDELVFVDKDGNEVKASSSQGFTSKTPASAETKDNSSSKSVTSKPEPKSSGMDILKEDEEEENDEEDEEVHELLSTGESEINEKTEELNEKESDSIQTSTETGNAPEGNQMPNVKETGAS is encoded by the exons ATGATGGTGTTAAGAAAGGAAGTACGCTTCGAAGGGGAAAATAAAAGTGATGCtaatgttaaaaaacaaagaaaacgtgAAAATAATAAGACAGTGGATGGAAAAACAGAg ATGACGAAATCTGCACCACCGCAACGCACGCACTCTTCTGCACGCAACACACACGGCCCTGGAACAGGGAGAAAAACTTCAACTGCACATGCACATAAATCAAAGTCGTCTGCCGATTTATTTGCAATAAGTCTTGAAGACATTTACCAGTCCGCTGAAAGGGAAAGGTTAAACTATAGCTCGGCTATCAGACGACAAAATCTTGCACATGCACAAAGCCAGACGCAATTTTTCCGACAAGGTCAGAGCAGTCCAGTTTCCCGCCCGAATACAAGTGCCAGTCGGCATATCAACGCTTTTCGGCGGGAAGCGAACACGCCAGTGAGTGCTTGGAGTGAACCAAATATTTCTCGTCCAAACTCAATCGTACCGCATCCAG AGTTGCGGCTGTTAGTGGAGAACGAGGACGAGGATTCGAATGCAGACGAGGAGGAGGAAGATTTCGACATGACACACCATACCCCTCTGACAGTAACGTTCTCTCCTGTAAGCCGCGGGGAATGTTGCGAAATCTTAg gccCGCAGTTATGCTACGAATGTCGAAAAAACAGAATAAGACAGGTAAATAGAGAAAGATCGGATATGTTCTTTCCGACCCTAGAGCCGTCCGAAGAGAACCTTACCACCGCGGCAATTGTTCGCAAGTACCTGCCAGGATTATCTGAACAGGAAGTTGAGGACAAATTAGCCCGCGGAGAAATTGCACGGCCGtcattcaagaaacataacaaaCACATAGAATTCTCCGATGAAGAAGACGAAGCCAAACCAAAGTTCACAAATAAAAAAGTGACAATTGCTGACACTGAAAAAGACAAGAAAGCTAAAGCAGTAGTGCCACCAAAACCGAACGAATTATTTTTTACCAATATAAGAGACCTTAACAGTAAAATTATTACAGGGAATGTTGACAGGAATGTTGGCTTTTCCAGTGTTGCACGCAAAGTGATAAAGAAGGACAAGCAATTATCGTCTAAGAATTATTTTCCAACATTCGTAAGTCCACGTAAAGTAGTCATGGTGCAAGAGACAaattataaaacttattttgacCCACCACTTATTGAAAAATCAAAACAAGACGTTGAACCCGCCTTTTTCGCAGGATCAGCCGGTGAATATACATTACCAGAAAAACTTCCCGACGAACTCGTTTTTGTTGACAAAGACGGTAATGAAGTTAAAGCAAGTAGTTCACAAGGATTTACTTCTAAAACACCAGCTTCAGCTGAGACAAAAGATAACAGTTCTAGTAAATCGGTTACAAGTAAACCTGAGCCAAAGTCATCAGGAATGGATATACTAAAAGAGGATGaggaagaagaaaatgatgaagaGGATGAGGAAGTTCATGAACTGTTGAGTACCGGAGaaagtgaaataaatgaaaagacaGAAGAgctaaatgaaaaagaaagtgaTAGCATACAAACTTCTACGGAAACGGGTAATGCTCCAGAAGGCAATCAAATGCCAAATGTTAAAGAGACAGGTGCCTCTTAA
- the LOC123551082 gene encoding uncharacterized protein LOC123551082 isoform X3, with product MRIQSRSGYDMSIMRKMTKSAPPQRTHSSARNTHGPGTGRKTSTAHAHKSKSSADLFAISLEDIYQSAERERLNYSSAIRRQNLAHAQSQTQFFRQGQSSPVSRPNTSASRHINAFRREANTPVSAWSEPNISRPNSIVPHPELRLLVENEDEDSNADEEEEDFDMTHHTPLTVTFSPVSRGECCEILGPQLCYECRKNRIRQVNRERSDMFFPTLEPSEENLTTAAIVRKYLPGLSEQEVEDKLARGEIARPSFKKHNKHIEFSDEEDEAKPKFTNKKVTIADTEKDKKAKAVVPPKPNELFFTNIRDLNSKIITGNVDRNVGFSSVARKVIKKDKQLSSKNYFPTFVSPRKVVMVQETNYKTYFDPPLIEKSKQDVEPAFFAGSAGEYTLPEKLPDELVFVDKDGNEVKASSSQGFTSKTPASAETKDNSSSKSVTSKPEPKSSGMDILKEDEEEENDEEDEEVHELLSTGESEINEKTEELNEKESDSIQTSTETGNAPEGNQMPNVKETGAS from the exons atGAGGATACAAAGCAGATCTGGATACGACATGAGCATAATGCGGAAG ATGACGAAATCTGCACCACCGCAACGCACGCACTCTTCTGCACGCAACACACACGGCCCTGGAACAGGGAGAAAAACTTCAACTGCACATGCACATAAATCAAAGTCGTCTGCCGATTTATTTGCAATAAGTCTTGAAGACATTTACCAGTCCGCTGAAAGGGAAAGGTTAAACTATAGCTCGGCTATCAGACGACAAAATCTTGCACATGCACAAAGCCAGACGCAATTTTTCCGACAAGGTCAGAGCAGTCCAGTTTCCCGCCCGAATACAAGTGCCAGTCGGCATATCAACGCTTTTCGGCGGGAAGCGAACACGCCAGTGAGTGCTTGGAGTGAACCAAATATTTCTCGTCCAAACTCAATCGTACCGCATCCAG AGTTGCGGCTGTTAGTGGAGAACGAGGACGAGGATTCGAATGCAGACGAGGAGGAGGAAGATTTCGACATGACACACCATACCCCTCTGACAGTAACGTTCTCTCCTGTAAGCCGCGGGGAATGTTGCGAAATCTTAg gccCGCAGTTATGCTACGAATGTCGAAAAAACAGAATAAGACAGGTAAATAGAGAAAGATCGGATATGTTCTTTCCGACCCTAGAGCCGTCCGAAGAGAACCTTACCACCGCGGCAATTGTTCGCAAGTACCTGCCAGGATTATCTGAACAGGAAGTTGAGGACAAATTAGCCCGCGGAGAAATTGCACGGCCGtcattcaagaaacataacaaaCACATAGAATTCTCCGATGAAGAAGACGAAGCCAAACCAAAGTTCACAAATAAAAAAGTGACAATTGCTGACACTGAAAAAGACAAGAAAGCTAAAGCAGTAGTGCCACCAAAACCGAACGAATTATTTTTTACCAATATAAGAGACCTTAACAGTAAAATTATTACAGGGAATGTTGACAGGAATGTTGGCTTTTCCAGTGTTGCACGCAAAGTGATAAAGAAGGACAAGCAATTATCGTCTAAGAATTATTTTCCAACATTCGTAAGTCCACGTAAAGTAGTCATGGTGCAAGAGACAaattataaaacttattttgacCCACCACTTATTGAAAAATCAAAACAAGACGTTGAACCCGCCTTTTTCGCAGGATCAGCCGGTGAATATACATTACCAGAAAAACTTCCCGACGAACTCGTTTTTGTTGACAAAGACGGTAATGAAGTTAAAGCAAGTAGTTCACAAGGATTTACTTCTAAAACACCAGCTTCAGCTGAGACAAAAGATAACAGTTCTAGTAAATCGGTTACAAGTAAACCTGAGCCAAAGTCATCAGGAATGGATATACTAAAAGAGGATGaggaagaagaaaatgatgaagaGGATGAGGAAGTTCATGAACTGTTGAGTACCGGAGaaagtgaaataaatgaaaagacaGAAGAgctaaatgaaaaagaaagtgaTAGCATACAAACTTCTACGGAAACGGGTAATGCTCCAGAAGGCAATCAAATGCCAAATGTTAAAGAGACAGGTGCCTCTTAA
- the LOC123551082 gene encoding uncharacterized protein LOC123551082 isoform X1: MLLVEYTTSCIANYRPATAVGDRHKKPRTKSSLARQRREMTKSAPPQRTHSSARNTHGPGTGRKTSTAHAHKSKSSADLFAISLEDIYQSAERERLNYSSAIRRQNLAHAQSQTQFFRQGQSSPVSRPNTSASRHINAFRREANTPVSAWSEPNISRPNSIVPHPELRLLVENEDEDSNADEEEEDFDMTHHTPLTVTFSPVSRGECCEILGPQLCYECRKNRIRQVNRERSDMFFPTLEPSEENLTTAAIVRKYLPGLSEQEVEDKLARGEIARPSFKKHNKHIEFSDEEDEAKPKFTNKKVTIADTEKDKKAKAVVPPKPNELFFTNIRDLNSKIITGNVDRNVGFSSVARKVIKKDKQLSSKNYFPTFVSPRKVVMVQETNYKTYFDPPLIEKSKQDVEPAFFAGSAGEYTLPEKLPDELVFVDKDGNEVKASSSQGFTSKTPASAETKDNSSSKSVTSKPEPKSSGMDILKEDEEEENDEEDEEVHELLSTGESEINEKTEELNEKESDSIQTSTETGNAPEGNQMPNVKETGAS; encoded by the exons ATGCTGCTGGTGGAATATACAACCTCTTGTATTGCCAACTACAGGCCGGCAACAGCAGTCGGCGACAGACACAAGAAACCAAGGACAAAGTCTAGTTTGGCAAGGCAGAGGAGAGAG ATGACGAAATCTGCACCACCGCAACGCACGCACTCTTCTGCACGCAACACACACGGCCCTGGAACAGGGAGAAAAACTTCAACTGCACATGCACATAAATCAAAGTCGTCTGCCGATTTATTTGCAATAAGTCTTGAAGACATTTACCAGTCCGCTGAAAGGGAAAGGTTAAACTATAGCTCGGCTATCAGACGACAAAATCTTGCACATGCACAAAGCCAGACGCAATTTTTCCGACAAGGTCAGAGCAGTCCAGTTTCCCGCCCGAATACAAGTGCCAGTCGGCATATCAACGCTTTTCGGCGGGAAGCGAACACGCCAGTGAGTGCTTGGAGTGAACCAAATATTTCTCGTCCAAACTCAATCGTACCGCATCCAG AGTTGCGGCTGTTAGTGGAGAACGAGGACGAGGATTCGAATGCAGACGAGGAGGAGGAAGATTTCGACATGACACACCATACCCCTCTGACAGTAACGTTCTCTCCTGTAAGCCGCGGGGAATGTTGCGAAATCTTAg gccCGCAGTTATGCTACGAATGTCGAAAAAACAGAATAAGACAGGTAAATAGAGAAAGATCGGATATGTTCTTTCCGACCCTAGAGCCGTCCGAAGAGAACCTTACCACCGCGGCAATTGTTCGCAAGTACCTGCCAGGATTATCTGAACAGGAAGTTGAGGACAAATTAGCCCGCGGAGAAATTGCACGGCCGtcattcaagaaacataacaaaCACATAGAATTCTCCGATGAAGAAGACGAAGCCAAACCAAAGTTCACAAATAAAAAAGTGACAATTGCTGACACTGAAAAAGACAAGAAAGCTAAAGCAGTAGTGCCACCAAAACCGAACGAATTATTTTTTACCAATATAAGAGACCTTAACAGTAAAATTATTACAGGGAATGTTGACAGGAATGTTGGCTTTTCCAGTGTTGCACGCAAAGTGATAAAGAAGGACAAGCAATTATCGTCTAAGAATTATTTTCCAACATTCGTAAGTCCACGTAAAGTAGTCATGGTGCAAGAGACAaattataaaacttattttgacCCACCACTTATTGAAAAATCAAAACAAGACGTTGAACCCGCCTTTTTCGCAGGATCAGCCGGTGAATATACATTACCAGAAAAACTTCCCGACGAACTCGTTTTTGTTGACAAAGACGGTAATGAAGTTAAAGCAAGTAGTTCACAAGGATTTACTTCTAAAACACCAGCTTCAGCTGAGACAAAAGATAACAGTTCTAGTAAATCGGTTACAAGTAAACCTGAGCCAAAGTCATCAGGAATGGATATACTAAAAGAGGATGaggaagaagaaaatgatgaagaGGATGAGGAAGTTCATGAACTGTTGAGTACCGGAGaaagtgaaataaatgaaaagacaGAAGAgctaaatgaaaaagaaagtgaTAGCATACAAACTTCTACGGAAACGGGTAATGCTCCAGAAGGCAATCAAATGCCAAATGTTAAAGAGACAGGTGCCTCTTAA